Genomic segment of Truepera radiovictrix DSM 17093:
AAGGAATTGAAACAACCTTTACCCTTGTACTACGCAGCGTACCGGAAGTTCGTACGCAGCGCTGCTAAGTAGGCCTCTACAACGGTGGGAGGCGGGCGGCACCCCGCTCCCGAGGGCTGCTGCGCGAGGGCAGTGCCCCTGCGAGCACTCAGCCTCACGAGAGGCGTCCCCCGGTGGGGATGCTGCGCGAGGGCAGTGCCCCTGTGAGCTAGGCCCGCGGCTAGAGCCGCCGACCGAGGGGTTAAGGCCGAGCCTCCGGCGCCTCGCCGAGCTGGCGGACGAGCGCCTCGAGGCGCGCCCGCGAGAGCTCGCCGACGTGCCGGTACACGAGGGTGCCGTCGGCTGCGAAGAAGAAGGTGTTGGGCAACCCCGCGGCGCGCCACTGCCGCCCGAGCTCGGCGCCCGGGTCGAGCAAGACGTTGGGCAGCGAGAGACCCTGCTCGGCCACAAAGCCCGCGACCTGCGCCCCCGACTCCCCCTGCGACACGAGCGCGAAGGTCACCTCGGGAAAACGTTCGGCGGTTTCGGCGAAAAGGGGCAGCTCGCGGCGGCAGGGCGGGCACCAGGTCGCCCACAGGTTGAGGACGAGGGGCTTCCCAGCGAACGCGCCGAGCGCCACGGGTTCCCCCGCCAGGTTGGTCAGGGTGAGCGGGGGGAGCGTCGTCTCGGTAGCGCTCGGCGCGGTGAGCGCCGCAGAGAGCCCCCAAGCTGCGAGCCCCGCCGCCGCGACGAGCGGCGCGGCGCGCTCCCGCACCCTCAGGGTGTAGAGCGCCGCCGCGGCGAGACCCCAGAGGGGGCTAAAGCCGCCCTGCCAGAGGTAGAGGACGCTCAGGGGTTCTTGCAGGTACGTACCACCATGCTCGAGCACGAAGCCGAGGCGCGCGCTGAGGAGGAGGATCCAGGCGCTCTGCCAGGCCCAGCTGGCCAGGCGCGGCCGCCGCCGCCCCCAGAGCTCGGCGAGGGCGACGAAGGTCGCTAGCCCGACCCCTGCGCTAAAGCGCGCGGCCGAGAGGACAAAGGGGCCGAGTTGCAGTTCGTAGATCGCGCCCTCCTACGGGCCGGCGTGGCGTAGGCGGTAGAGCCGCATGTGCTGCAGCTCGAGCCGTTCGACGACCGCTAGGGCGGCGCGCGCACTCGCCGCCTCCAGAGCGGCCTCGCTGAGCCGGTGTGCTAAAGGCGGCCCCTGCGCCTCGTCGCGGTAGGGCCACTCGAGCACGGCGACCTCGCGCGCGACGCGGGCCGCTTCGGCGAGCATCGCTTCTGGCGCGTCGCTCTCGTGCAGGACGTGCCCCAAAAAGGCGAGGTCGAAGCGCGCCGCCCCAAACGGCAGCGCCTCACCGGCGGCGCGCACGAAGGTGGCCGCCGGTACGTGCGCCGCGGCGAGCGCCAAAAAGTCGGGGTTGAGGTCGACGCCCGTCACGGACGCCCCCGCAGCGGCGAAGGCTTCGGCGAAGACCCCCGTGCCGGTCCCGATGTCGAGCACCGACGGCGCGCCGCTCGGAGCGCGTAGCGACCCGAGCAGGTGCGCGCACACGCGCGCGGGCTCGAGGAGCGCGAGGCGCTCGGGGCGGCGCAACCGGTCGGCGGCGCCGCGAAAGCGTTTTTCAGACATCTCGCCCTCTCTTTACACCGCAGACGAGCCCAGCCGGCTGGTAAGGGCACCCGACGAGCAGGCGCCCCCTCTAAAGCCCGTTGCCGGGGCCGCCCAGGGGTCCGCCTCAGCGCCGCGCCAAGCGGAGCGTGGCGAGGAGCTCTTTGGGGTCGACGGCCTCCCCGGGGTAGCCCTGGGCGCACTTTTCGAGGTAGGTCTCCAAGATGACGTCGCTCGCCGCGTCGAGCGCGCTGCGCACCCCCGAGAGCTGGGTGAGCACCTCGCGGCAGTCGCGCTCCTCCTCGATCATCCGCTGCAGCCCGCGCACCTGCCCCTCGATGCGCTTTAAGCGGTTGAGGAGTTTTGCCTGGGTGTCGGTTTTAGAGGGCTTGGGGGCCGCTGCCTCTGTCGTGGTGGGCATCATCAGTGGGGGAGCCGTTTCTGCAAAAGGCCGTAGACGTAGGTGCCCGCGACCGCGCTCAGCAGCACCACGATAAAGACCGTCTGACCGGCGCCGATAAGCGCGGCGATCGGTCCGGGGCATGCGCCGGTAAACGCCCAGCCGAGGCCGAAGGCAGTGCCGCCCAAGATGTAGCGGCGGTAGGTCGGGTCTTTGGGCGCGAGCGTGATCGGTTCGCCGCCGAAGGTGTGCACGTTAAAGCGCTTGATCAACCACACCGAGAGGGCGCCGACCAAGACGGCCGAACCGATGACGCCATACATGTGAAAGGACTGAAAGCGGAACATCTCCTGGATGCGGTACCAGCTGATGACCTCGGCTCTTACCAGCACGAAGCCGAAGAGCGTTCCGGCGAGCAGGTAGCTGAGGTAGCCCAGAAGCGGGGTGCTGGGTTGTTGCGTGCGTTTGGCGGGGCGCACCGCGATGCGCTCTGAGGTGTCCATCTAGCCTCCTAAAATGAGCGGGAGCAGGACGTGGGTGGAGATGAGGCCGCCGATAAAAAAGCCGATGACGGCCACGAGTGACGGCAGCTGCAGGTTCGACAGGCCGCTGATGGCGTGCCCCGAGGTGCAGCCGCCCGCGTAACGGGCGCCGAAGCCGACCAAAAAGCCGCCCCCGACCATGAGCACAAGGCCCGGCAGCGTGAGGAGGTTTGCCCAACTAAAGAGCCCTCGCGGCACGAGCGCGCCGTCCGTCTCGACGCCGAGCGCGGCGAGCTCGCGCTGCGTGCTCGCGGCGACCTGCAGCGGTTCGGGGTTGGCGAGCAGCACGCCCCCGACGAAGCCGCCCAAAAGCACGCCGAGGACGAAGACGAGGTTCCACGCCTCTTTGCGCCAGTCGTAGTTGAACAACCCGATCCGGCTGCTTCCCGGTAGCATGGCGCAGGCGTGGCGGAGGTTCGACGAGATGCCGAACGCCTTATTTCCTAACAGCAGCAGCAGGGGGACGGTCAGCCCGATGAGGGGCCCGGCGACGTACCAGGGCCACGGTTGTCTCAAGATCTCTAAAATACCCATACCGGGTATCAGTATAGGGGGGAGGGGAGGCGCTGTCAATGGGGGCGCCGACGCGTAGCGATTGCGGTGCAACGCCGCCAGTAGACCTTTCCGGAGGGTGTCGGCCGACGATGCCGCGATGTTTCGGAAGAGCGTCGCCGACCGGATGGACGAGGGTCACCGGCGCTCCAGCTTCCGCGGCATGCGCGTGTCGACGGCGCCCAAAGCAAAGGCTCGAGCTTTAGCTCGAGCCGCGTGACGCTTAAGGCGCTGCTCGCGTCGGCTACCAGTCCCGGGGGCGGCGCGTCCCGACGAGCGCGCTCAACACGGTGCTGACGAGAGTCAGCACGAGCGCTGCCAAAACCGCGCCGCCGAACCCGGTCGTCTCCAGAGGGGTGAGAGCAGCCACGATCAGGAGCGTGAGCGCGTTGACGACGAGCAAAAAGAGCCCCAGCGTGAGGATCGTCAGCGGCAGCGTAAGCACGATCATGATGGGGCGCACGACGGCGTTGACGAGCCCGAGCACGAGCGCCGCCAAGAGGACGGGGCCGAGGCCGGGTTCGGTGAAGAAGAGCCCTACGCCGAGTTCGGCGGTGATCCAGAGGGCGACGGCGTTGAGCAGCCAGCGAACGAGCACGTACATGGGCTAGAGCTTACCACCGCGCTTGCAGGGTGGCTGTAGGCACGTTCTGCGCCCGCGAGCACGGGGGACCTAATGCGGCTGTTTGACGTAAGCGGGGTAGGTGCCTCTCACCTCGAAGCCGAGCGATTGGAGGATTTCGATGAGCTTGGGGTCGCGTTGGGTGATGAGGGTCTGAATGCGCCCGAACGGGCTGCGGGCGGCGAGCTCCTGCATCGAGGAGAGCAGGAGCCGCCGCAGCATCTCCGAAGACTCGCGGTACTCCGCCGCGACACCCGCTGCTGTCAAGTAGTACTGGCCGTCGACCCCGTCTTGGTAGAGGCCGTAGCAGGCGTAACCGACGGGCTCCTGGTCGAGCGTCTCAAAGGCCAAAAACCACAAATTGGGGTGAAAGGGGCCGCGCCAACGCTTGAGCCACGCCCAAAAGGTTTCGGAAGGGGAGAAGCCCTCGGCGCGGCGGAAGGTCTCCTGAAAGAGGTCGTCGCGCTCCTCGCTCCAGGCCTCGAGCACCAAGGGCAGCCCTAGGGGCGGCAGCTCGGCGAGGTCGAACTCGAGGTCGAACGCTTGGCGCTTTTCAAACCCGAGCGCCTCGAGCGCGGGCGCGACGAGCGCGAGCTTTTCCGGCGAGAAGTTGTAGAGGGGGCAGTGCACCGCCTCGTGCTCAAAGCGCTCCAAAAGCTTGCCGACAAGCGTCCTTAGGTCCTCGGCGTCGCGCTTAAACCAGAGGTTGCTCAGGTAGAGGTTCTGGTCGTCCCCGTCTTGCTCCGGCGCGCGCACGTAGGCGCCCGCGAGCGGCACGTCGCCCTCGGAGAACAGGATAAAGCTGCGCTCGGCCTCGGCGCCGGGGTCGTGCACCGACCGCACCGCGCGCCTCGCGAAAGCGCGCGGGTCGCTGTGGCCCAAAAAATCGTAGGAGGAGGCGATAAACCACTCGAGCTCGTCGGGGGCGATGGAGCGAATCACAACGCGACAGTCTACCGCACTTTTTCAGCGCCCGTTCTCATCGACTTATGTCGCCCCGAGGTGCGTTGCGCGCCGCGGAGGGGTCTGCTAGCCTGATAACGTGCTTACATACGTGAACATAGCTGCTGTGACGGGCGTGAGCAGCTAACGCGCCCATGCACGGTGCCGACGCGTCGCCGCCGCTACGTGTGCTTAGCGGCAACGCGCTGCTCGGGGAGCTGCTGGAGACCTTTCTCACCCAACAAGGCCGAAACGGTTTACGGGTCACGGTGATCCTCGACGCCCCCTGGGGTTACGCTTACACCGCTTTCGAGGGTGCGCCGCAGGGTCGCTCAACGCTCATCGTCACGGACAACCCCTGCGGTGAAGCTTGGGAGGACCTCTGGGACCTCGCACCGACGGCCCTCATCGCCCAGCAGCTCTCCCCCGGAGCGTTGCTGCCGACGATAGACCAGACGGTGAGAGGTCAGCGGCTTAGACTCACCCCTTTCTACGAGACGCCCTTAACCAAGACCGAGCGCCGCGTGCTGCGGCTCTGCGCCACCCTGGGCGACCTAAGGGCGGTCGGCGACGCGGTGGGGGTCAGCTCGGGTACCCTTAAAAACCACCTCAGCAGCATCTACGGCAAGCTGGGGCTGCGCGGCCTGACGGACCTGCGCCCCTACTACTTCGGCGGCGTCACCCCGGCGGACCCACGCCCCTAACATCATGACCCCGGAACCATGACCGAAGTCATGCGCGGGGCATGACCGAGCGCACTTTCGCGGGCCAAAAGGGTGGCGCTACACTGCGCGTAGCCGGATGAGAGCAACCTGTAGCCATCGTGGGATAGCTGAGGGGGAAGTGGTGAAACGTACGATTTGGGTTTTGGCTGGACTCGTAGGCGTGTTGTTGCTCGTCGCTGGGTTCTCTCTAAGGGGGTTCTTGACTCCGGGCGCGCGGCTGAGCCCGGAAGAGGCGCGCTTCGTCGAGCAAGAGGTGAACCGACACACCGCCGCCTTGGTTGAGAAGTTCGCGTACTCGAGGGCGACCCCCCTCTTTCAAGGGGACAGCTTTCCCGAACTCCCCTTTCCGGTTCTACGCGGCGACGCACCCAATTGGTCTCGGGCTACCGTCGTCACGGTGGGGGGGACCACCGGGAGCAGCGCCCTGACGCTCCACACGCAGCTAGCGGGCAAAGACATCCAAAAGGTCCACGTCATATTCGGCCCGTTCATGCCGCAGGAGCTGGACGCCTTTCCGACCGACGTCGCGCTCCTAGATGGCACGGGGGGTGAAGACGGCCTCAACGTCAGCCGGGAACTCCACGACCTTCTCGGCATCACCGGCACGTCCGGCTACCTTGTGGGGGACGACCGGACGGTGCTCTTCGCCCAGGTCAACAAAGGGGACTTTAGGGCCTTGGGTAGCGCCGTCGAGAGCTTTTTGCAGCGCGGCCCCGAGGCCGTCACGCCGAGCACGCAACAGCTCCTCCCCATCGGGGAGCCCCTACCGCTGGCGGAGGTCCCGACCGAGCTCCAAGCTGACCTGAGCGAAGCGCTCTCCAAACCCGTTACGTTGGTCTTTCTCTCGGACAGAACCTGGTGCGATACCTGTAAGGATTGGCTAGATCACGCCGACGCCTTTATCGCGTCGTGGCGCGAGCGGGGGTACGGGGTCGTGCTCGTCGAAGGCGGCGGTGAACGGTTTTCGTTGGAGCGGCTTGCAAATGGCGTTTTGAAGCTTTCAGCCCCTCACCTTCCGGGCTCTCCTACCGAATCACGGGTGCTCTCGAGCTGGGGCATGACGGGAATTCCTGCAACCTATGTGCTTAAAGACGGCGCCTTGCAGGGTCAAGTCTCGTGGCTCGAGCTCGACATCAACGGCACCGCTTACAAAGACCTCCACTTCCGAGCGTTGGACGAGGTCGTCCAACGTTTGAGTGCTCGAGTAGCCTCACGATGAAGCGCCCCGCCCTTTTCAGCAACCTCCTCGTTACCCTCCTACTCGCTATCGTCTACGGACTCACGCTCTATCCTCTAGAGCTGCGCAGCGCCGTTGAGCGCGACCCCGACTACCCCCAGGGCGTTTGGGTCCTCTACCCCGAGGCGTTCGTCGCGCCGCACTCGGCACCCGCCGAGGCGAGAGCGGAGGCGATCCGTGCGCTGGAAGCGGGGCTCGCCGAGGGGAGCTTAGCTCTGGAGAGCGGGCTTTTCTATCTCGCTGGACGCCTGCCCACGGTCTACATCTCCAGTAGCCTTTTGGAGCTGGGGCTCGTGCGCCTCGTCGAGGGGGACGTGCCTGGTAGCGGGGCGCTCCTCGCGCAGCGCGGCGGCCCCTACGCGCTCGGCGAAGCGACGCCGGAGGGCGTCGTAACGGGTGTCGCTGAACTTCTCTGGAGCCAGCTCTACGTCACCGACGCAGCGATGCTGAGAAGCGTCGGCGCACTTGCCGAGCTGCCGGAGCCTGCGTTTCTCCGGTTCTACCTGCGCCCCCGAAGCGACGCCGAGCGCGCACGGGTGCTGGAGGCGGTGCAAGCGTACACCGGCACCACCTACACGGCCCAGCCCCTTTACGAGTTCCTAGCCCAAGACATCTTCGCGCTCGAGGCGAGGCAGGCGCGGTTGCAACGGCTCGCCGCCGCCCTTCTTTTAGCCTGCACCTTCCTGACGCTCTACGCCGGCGTCGCCGGGCGCTGGTTTAGGGAGCGTGAGGTCTACCGCACCGAACGCATTTTGGGGCGGCCACGCAGCTACTTTTTAAGACGCTGGCTCTCTGCGAGCCTCGGGCAGTGGGTCTGGGGCGCGCTGCTCTGCACCCTGTTCTTTCTGGTGTTAGCCGCCCTCCGCGGTCAAAACGTCGGTGAGGTCGCCGCCAGCCTCCTCCCCTGGGGGCTCAGCCTCGCGCTCTTCGGGACGCTCTCGGCGCTCCTCTTTGCGCTCGCCTCGAGCCGCTTCGCCCTCGCGCGCAGCACCTTGGACGTGCGGCAGACCTGGTTGAGCCACCTCGTCCCCGTCTGCACCGGTTTCGTGGTGGTGTTTGGGGTCACCTACCTTTTCAGCGACACCTTGGTGCAGTACGCCGAGAGCGAGCGTGCGGTGCGGGCGCTAGGCGCTGATCAGGTGTTGGCCGTCACAACACCTGCCGCGCAAACGACATTTAGAAGCGAGCACTGCGCGCCCTTGGAAGTCGCCGCTTGTGCGGCTTTTGGCACCTCCCGCATCTACTTGTGGGCATCCGACACGGGGCTTCCAGCGACCGTCATAGAGGATGACGACGCACTAGGAAGTATCTTCCGTTTTGAGCCGCAAAGCGCCGCTGCGCTCCGCATCGACCTCTTGGCGGGGCGCTTCCCGAACGCCGGTGCGAGGGAGGCAGCCATTACTGAAGCAGCTCTAAGTCTCGTCAGAGAATATGTGCCGGGTTTTGGTCTAGGCTCGGGGCTCGAGTTCGGCTACCGCGTCGTAGGTGTTGTGCGAACACCCCCAGAGACCGACCTAGGCGTTTTTGAGCCAATCTACCGCGCCGCCATCCTTATCCATCAAGACGCCCCTGACGTTCTCGATGAGTGGTTTCTTTCTCCTACCGGCGAGAGCGGTCTTGTTCTAGAGCTCTCCGGTCGCGACGACTTGGACGCCGTCAAAGCGAGGGTCCGGCAGCAGATTCGGGACACCGAGTTCTACAGCCCCGCCGCCTACGCGCAGACCTTCGCGGCGGGGCTTCGGGGCAGCCTGCTGCGGCTTGCGGGGCTTTTTGCCTTCGCGCTCCTTCTTACGGGGGTCGCCTACGGGCACTTCATCTCGGTCACGCTCGCTAAGCGCACCATGGAGTTGAGCATCTGGCGACTTTTGGGCATGAACCTGCGCACCCTCAGTCGGCGTTTGCAACGCGAGCTGCTGCCCCTCCCCTTCTTAAGCGGGCTCTTGGCGTGCGCTCTGGGCAGCCTCCTACTGCTCCTCAGCTACCGCGCCCCGGTCGCCCCCTACGCGCTCCTCTGCGGCCTCGCGACGACGGGCCTGCTCACCGGGCTCTACAGCTACTTGATCCACCGGAGCGTCCAGGCCATGAGGACACGAGAGGTGGACGCGCTCTACAGGGAGGCGCTCTAGATGCTGCAGCTTCAAGGGGTGGGGTACGCCTATCGCCTCAACGGTCGCCAGGTCAGGGTGCTGCAGGGCGTCACGCACACCTTTGAGCGGGGCAGCTTCTCGAGCCTCCGCGCCCCGTCGGGCTCGGGAAAGACGACGCTCCTCAACCTGCTGGGTCTGCTGGACACGCCCACGGAGGGCCGTTACCTGGTCGAAGGCCGGGACACGCGGCACCTCACGGACGCTCAGAAGAGCAGCCTGAGGGCCCGCACCTTCGGCTTTTTGTTCCAGAACTTCCGCCTCATCCCGACCCGTACGGTGTTAGAGAACGTCACCTTGGCGCTCGACATCAGCGCGCAGGGGCCCAAGCGGGCGCAGCGGGAGGCGGCTCTAAGGGCGCTCGAGCAGGTCGGCCTAGCGGGGCGCGCCGAGCACGTCCCTCCGGAGCTGTCGGGCGGCGAAGCGCAGCGGGTCGCGTTTGCTCGGGCGCTCGTCCGGCAACCCGAGGTGCTCCTGGCCGACGAACCGACCGGCAACTTAGACGCCGCCAACCGCGACCGGCTCCTCGACCTCATCTCGGCCTTTCACGCCCGCGGCGGTACGGTGGTGATGGTCACGCACGACGACGTCGCGGCGGCGCGCGCGACGCACCCCTTGCGGCTGGAGGCGCTCATGCCGGCGGCAGCCACCCCCCTCCCGGTGGCGCGCGCCGCCGCTAGAGGGTAGACACGCCTGAAGCTTTGTGGTATATCCAGCCAATGACTGGCACCGTCTATTTTGCGGGGTATCGGCTCGGCTAGACCGGGAGGACCTCGCTCTGCGCTGGCCGCGCCCGGACCCACCGGGCGCTTTTTTTGTCGCGGGGTGCCAAGGCAAAGGAGCCGAGATGAAAAGGGTTGAAAACCTCAACGTCGCGCAGCTTCGTCCGCTGCTGCCGCCCGCGCAGCTCAAGCGCGAGCTGCCCGCTTCCGAACGCGTCAACCGCACGGTGAGCGAGGCGCGCGAGGCGGTGCGCGCGGTGCTGCGCAAACGCGAGGCGCGCCTTTTGGCGATCGTCGGGCCCTGCTCGGTGCATGACGCGGCGGCCGCGCTCGAGTACGCGGAGCGCTTAAGCGCCCTTAAAGCGCGCCTCGAGGGGCACCTCCTGGTCATCATGCGGGTCTACGTCGACAAACCGCGCACCACGGTCGGGTGGCGGGGGTTTGTCAACGACCCCGACATGGACCGCTCGAACGACCTGGAGCGGGGGCTGCGCCGCACCCGTGAACTGTTTCTCAAGATCAACGAGCTCGGGCTGCCGGTCGCGACCGAGGTCCTAGACCCCTTTCTGCCGCAGTACCTCGACGACCTCATCGCTTGGGGGGCGATCGGCGCGCGCACGACCGAGTCGCAGACCCACCGCGCCATGGTGAGCGGGCTCTCCATGCCGGTCGGCTTTAAAAACAGCACCGAGGGCAACGTGCAGGTCGCCGTCGACGCGATCGCCGCCGCGAGCGGGCCGCACACCTTTTTGGGGATCGACGAGGCGGGGCGGGCGGCCGCCGTCTTTACGACAGGCAACCCCGACGGCCACGTCATCTTGCGCGGCGGGCGCGCGGGCACGAACTACGACGCGGCGAGCGTCGCCGAAGCGGGCGAGCGGCTGCGCGCCGCCGGTCTCGAGCCCGCGTTGATCGTCGACTGCAGCCACCACAACTCGGGCTACGACCACCGCCGCCAAGCCCTGGTGTGGCGCGAGGTGCTCGCGCAGCGCGTCGCGGGTAACCGCGACCTGGTCGGACTGATGCTCGAGAGCAACCTCAAGGGGGGCAAGCAGCGCATCCCCGAGAACTTAAGCGGGCTCGAATACGGCGTGTCGGTCACCGACCCCTGCGTGGGGTGGGAGACGACCGCGGCGCTTCTCGAAGAGGCGCACGACGCGCTCGCCCTAGCTGCCGAACCCGAGCTGAGCGCGCCGCGCTGACGGCCCGAGCCAGGGCGCGGCGAACGCGGTAGACTCGGCTGGTGAGACGTCTTTTCGCCACGCCCGCAGCCCCCGCTGGGCTGGCCTCTCGACTGCCAGGTGGGGGCGCGTGAGCCGCCCGCGCATCGTCGGCGGCACCGCGCGGGGGCGTCCCCTGGAGGTCCCCAAGTCGGGTACCCGCCCGAGCCCCGGTCGGCTGCGCGAAGCGCTCTTTAACATCCTCGCCTTTCGGGTGCGGGGGCGCTTTTTGGATCTTTACAGCGGCTCCGGGGCGGTCGGGCTCGAGGCCGCCTCGCGCGGTTTCGAGGCGGTCTGCGTCGAGCTGTCGCGGGGGGCGGCCGCGGTGATCCGCAAAAACGCGCGCGCCCTTGACCTCGACGTCCAGGTCGTCCAGGGCGACGCGCTCGCCTTCGCGCGGGCGCACCCCGGCGCGTTCGAGGTGGTCTTCGCCGCGCCTCCCTACCCGCTCGAGCTGCGCGAGGTCTTCGCGGCCATCCTCGAGGCTCGACCCTGCAAAGCGGGGGGGCTCTACGTCTTCCAGCACCCCGCCGAGTTGGGGCTCGTCGGTGAGCGGCGGGTGTACGGTTCAAACGCGCTGACCTTGATCGAAGCGCCCCCCGTCGCTGATGGGTAGGGGGCCGACGGGTAGGGGGCGCCGGCGGGCCCCGCTGGAGGCTCGGGGCGGGCGCGTCCGCGTCTTTCGCGCGCCGCAGCGACCCCTTAGGGTCCGCTTCTTTCTAGCGGTCGTCGCCTCGGCGGTGTTCGTCTCGGTGTTAACGGGCGCCATGGTCAACGTCATGCTCCCCGTGATCCGCGCCGAGTTCGGCGCTTCGGCGGCGCAGATCGGCTGGG
This window contains:
- a CDS encoding TlpA family protein disulfide reductase, yielding MLEHGGTYLQEPLSVLYLWQGGFSPLWGLAAAALYTLRVRERAAPLVAAAGLAAWGLSAALTAPSATETTLPPLTLTNLAGEPVALGAFAGKPLVLNLWATWCPPCRRELPLFAETAERFPEVTFALVSQGESGAQVAGFVAEQGLSLPNVLLDPGAELGRQWRAAGLPNTFFFAADGTLVYRHVGELSRARLEALVRQLGEAPEARP
- a CDS encoding class I SAM-dependent methyltransferase yields the protein MSEKRFRGAADRLRRPERLALLEPARVCAHLLGSLRAPSGAPSVLDIGTGTGVFAEAFAAAGASVTGVDLNPDFLALAAAHVPAATFVRAAGEALPFGAARFDLAFLGHVLHESDAPEAMLAEAARVAREVAVLEWPYRDEAQGPPLAHRLSEAALEAASARAALAVVERLELQHMRLYRLRHAGP
- a CDS encoding metal-sensitive transcriptional regulator, producing MMPTTTEAAAPKPSKTDTQAKLLNRLKRIEGQVRGLQRMIEEERDCREVLTQLSGVRSALDAASDVILETYLEKCAQGYPGEAVDPKELLATLRLARR
- a CDS encoding DUF6691 family protein; translated protein: MDTSERIAVRPAKRTQQPSTPLLGYLSYLLAGTLFGFVLVRAEVISWYRIQEMFRFQSFHMYGVIGSAVLVGALSVWLIKRFNVHTFGGEPITLAPKDPTYRRYILGGTAFGLGWAFTGACPGPIAALIGAGQTVFIVVLLSAVAGTYVYGLLQKRLPH
- a CDS encoding YeeE/YedE family protein, with product MGILEILRQPWPWYVAGPLIGLTVPLLLLLGNKAFGISSNLRHACAMLPGSSRIGLFNYDWRKEAWNLVFVLGVLLGGFVGGVLLANPEPLQVAASTQRELAALGVETDGALVPRGLFSWANLLTLPGLVLMVGGGFLVGFGARYAGGCTSGHAISGLSNLQLPSLVAVIGFFIGGLISTHVLLPLILGG
- a CDS encoding phage holin family protein, with amino-acid sequence MYVLVRWLLNAVALWITAELGVGLFFTEPGLGPVLLAALVLGLVNAVVRPIMIVLTLPLTILTLGLFLLVVNALTLLIVAALTPLETTGFGGAVLAALVLTLVSTVLSALVGTRRPRDW
- a CDS encoding helix-turn-helix domain-containing protein, with amino-acid sequence MHGADASPPLRVLSGNALLGELLETFLTQQGRNGLRVTVILDAPWGYAYTAFEGAPQGRSTLIVTDNPCGEAWEDLWDLAPTALIAQQLSPGALLPTIDQTVRGQRLRLTPFYETPLTKTERRVLRLCATLGDLRAVGDAVGVSSGTLKNHLSSIYGKLGLRGLTDLRPYYFGGVTPADPRP
- a CDS encoding TlpA family protein disulfide reductase; this translates as MTPGARLSPEEARFVEQEVNRHTAALVEKFAYSRATPLFQGDSFPELPFPVLRGDAPNWSRATVVTVGGTTGSSALTLHTQLAGKDIQKVHVIFGPFMPQELDAFPTDVALLDGTGGEDGLNVSRELHDLLGITGTSGYLVGDDRTVLFAQVNKGDFRALGSAVESFLQRGPEAVTPSTQQLLPIGEPLPLAEVPTELQADLSEALSKPVTLVFLSDRTWCDTCKDWLDHADAFIASWRERGYGVVLVEGGGERFSLERLANGVLKLSAPHLPGSPTESRVLSSWGMTGIPATYVLKDGALQGQVSWLELDINGTAYKDLHFRALDEVVQRLSARVASR
- a CDS encoding ABC transporter ATP-binding protein produces the protein MLQLQGVGYAYRLNGRQVRVLQGVTHTFERGSFSSLRAPSGSGKTTLLNLLGLLDTPTEGRYLVEGRDTRHLTDAQKSSLRARTFGFLFQNFRLIPTRTVLENVTLALDISAQGPKRAQREAALRALEQVGLAGRAEHVPPELSGGEAQRVAFARALVRQPEVLLADEPTGNLDAANRDRLLDLISAFHARGGTVVMVTHDDVAAARATHPLRLEALMPAAATPLPVARAAARG
- a CDS encoding 3-deoxy-7-phosphoheptulonate synthase codes for the protein MKRVENLNVAQLRPLLPPAQLKRELPASERVNRTVSEAREAVRAVLRKREARLLAIVGPCSVHDAAAALEYAERLSALKARLEGHLLVIMRVYVDKPRTTVGWRGFVNDPDMDRSNDLERGLRRTRELFLKINELGLPVATEVLDPFLPQYLDDLIAWGAIGARTTESQTHRAMVSGLSMPVGFKNSTEGNVQVAVDAIAAASGPHTFLGIDEAGRAAAVFTTGNPDGHVILRGGRAGTNYDAASVAEAGERLRAAGLEPALIVDCSHHNSGYDHRRQALVWREVLAQRVAGNRDLVGLMLESNLKGGKQRIPENLSGLEYGVSVTDPCVGWETTAALLEEAHDALALAAEPELSAPR
- a CDS encoding RsmD family RNA methyltransferase, with translation MSRPRIVGGTARGRPLEVPKSGTRPSPGRLREALFNILAFRVRGRFLDLYSGSGAVGLEAASRGFEAVCVELSRGAAAVIRKNARALDLDVQVVQGDALAFARAHPGAFEVVFAAPPYPLELREVFAAILEARPCKAGGLYVFQHPAELGLVGERRVYGSNALTLIEAPPVADG